The stretch of DNA AATGTGTACTAATTAATGTGTTTTAACTGCAAACAGAAATTGACCCGATTAAAAATGACACATACTGCAAAATGACCAATCTAAACTCTAAAGTGACCAAACCCAAAATAAAATTCGAAATAACCCAACATAACCCAAAATGTGTGACGAAACCCAAAATAActcaacccaaactcaacccgattGAGCATTGCCACCTCTACGCACCTATATTATAGGTCTATCTATAACGAGCGCTACCCCTTTAACTAAATGGATTTGTGATTTGATCATGAACCCctcattattgtttttttttatgacgagggggttgaatttCCCGGGCCCATACCActacatggaccatgtaagccactcTCTTCGGGGTTGTAGTGGTCAAGTGGTcctcgccccagctggtagtcgaacccgtgaccactcaactcctgcatttctgcaagctttaaAGTTTAATCCGACTACCACTGGACTAATACCACTtgattattattgtttatttgtttcCTTTGAATTGAATACTTAACTCTTTTAAGACACTAAAGTCccgattatttgtttatttttttattctttttgagGAGTATTTTAGTTGAGGTAAACACATGATTGAAACGAAGAGAGTAGTTACCTAGAAATGATTTGGACTCAACTTTGTCCGTTATTCATTCACTTAGGGCTGTCAATGATATGAGCCGGCTCGTTAAGCCCTCggaatcggctcggtcaaagctcggctcgtgctCGGTCAAAACGAGCTCGAGTTCGAGCTCGAGCCGAGCTTGGCTAAatacgagccgagcccgagctcagGAAGGTTCGACTCGGAAGCTCGTTTGGGCTcgtttataaattttttttgtataatctttatattgtagtattatttttatttcaaattataTGTTATTTAGACATTTTTATAAGTATATTATGATAATATTTTTTACTATTTTATAATTTAGTTatttttcaaaaatatttatatttagttaGATTTAAAAGGTGAGAAAGGGAAAATATATAATGACAAAACGAGCTCGATTCAAActcgagccgagctcgagcttttcccgagccgagctcgagcttcAATTTTTTAGGCTCGACGAGCTTCtagccgagcccgagctcgagctaaaaaattcgagccgagcccgagccaaCCCGAGCTCGAGCTCAGTTCGGCTCATTTACACCCCTACATTCACTCACTAATGAATAGACTAATCAACATTGTTGAAATTAAAATGATAGGTAAATAGTCCGAAAGACTCAATACAAAAGTTTAAAGTGTTGAACTAAGAAAGGTGAAATTCACTCCGGTCTCCTTAGTTACAAATTTACAATCCTTAATTAGATCCAAACGATACGATAGACAAGTATAATTAAAGCAACCCAAACATGTAAACAGTCACTAGCAAGTCGCAACAACTAAAAGCGATGCATCATGCATTCACCCATTGATATATGTTAAATCATGCAAACGGGCATGATTTAAACACAGCAATTGTGTAGAACTGCAGAAGTCACTAAGTAAATGAGCCGAAGTGAATCCGACTAAAAATCACATTTGTTACTCCATGTTCCAATGCCATTCTTTTACCAAGTTCCGTCGCTTTCACTTTTGTAATTTCAGGACTCTACTCTTGATTTAACTGCTGAACTATATTGTATGACTCACGCATCCTTCCTCATCTGTATAACCACCTCGAAACCACCACTCATCCCGCTAAGGGTAGCTACATCCACATTAACCTTCTACATCTCCCCGACAGAGGAGGAAGCATTTATTGGGGTGCTCATTTCTCATTGACAGTAGGACTCTTAAGAATGCTATTAGCCTCGCTCGCTGTATGCTTGCCGGTAGCCCTCTGTGCAACCAATCAATTCATTCGGTAAACTTGCATTACCACCACCTTTAAAGCTTATAATACCCTCACCCATTTCCTTAGCATTACTTCATCGCCGCAGAGGCGTCTTAAAATAAATGGAGGCCCGGTGCACCACAAAAATATGAGACCCCAAATATGAATGCACAAGTTTTACTATATTTTGAGTTTTGTATTGAATTTTATCAATAAAGTTTGTAAATTTGTTGACCAAAATCAGAGACCCGGTTCCATCGCCCATGGTTGCCCATGGCCTTAGACGCCCCTATTCATCAGTATAGCCTATCCTGCAGAATCACACTATTACAATATGAGCatttaaaaatatttatataagCAATAAACTAATCTTTTGGAAAAATATATTTCCAACCAAAAAAGGAATTGAAGGTAATACTGCGACCTCATTTTCAACCAAAAAAAGTGCAAGTCTTTAAAGACCTAGAAAAAACATCTTACATGGAAGTCTTTCTTTGAGTGGGGGTGGGGCACTAACTTCATTTCCTTGAGGAGAATCATTACACTCCAACGAAGCCACTTAATCAATCAAGTTGTTCATTTTATAACATAAAACTCTTCATAGTGTTGCTCAAAATTCCACATTGTTAGGCAGAATCGCATAAGTAATTCATATTTCATATTAAACACAATTAATTAACCAAAAAAGTTTTCGGCACCAATAAAAACATCTAAATGTGCCTAGAAAAACCTTCAGAGATTTGCATATTTTGTTGACTAGCTTAAAGAAAGTCTTAAACCTATCTTCACTTCTCTAGCTCCGTAATTTCCTGCATCAACAATTCACCACCATATTAACACGATGTTATTCCAAACATTATGCATACGTCACTAATGCACATAATATACATTATCTGCACATTTTGGGATGTAACTTTCATTGACCTAAGATAGTCCTTAAATCCTCAAGTTAAGTGATAACAAGAATGACTGGCAGGCACAACTTATCCTAAAAACAAGCTCACAGCAGTTTAACCTCATACTCCTAAGACGGTTTTACATCCcctatttattaaataaataggTGAAACTCCCATTTTTCCGCCTACAAATATTTCCTAAAATTGGGCTTAGTATTTTTGGCATATACTATAGCTATAATGAGTTATAAATAGGCAtaattttttaaatgtaaatatttATAAGATTCCAATATTTCATTCCCCAAAACCTTATCTCCAATTTTTTTAATGATAAagagattttttttaaaaaaaaaaaattaccaaaaaacATCATTGACATTTTAAGAAGTTGCGGCTAAATGTTATTAATAAAGAAATTACAAAATAACATCACTACTTTCTcggtaaaagaaaaataaataaaaatactcAATTCATGACTTCTtacgattttaattttaatttttcaagTCAAATTATAATGGAAagaaacataaaaaataaattgACAActtaaaaaaagtaaaaaaaaactaTATATACCGTGCATATGCGGGGGTCTATACTAATATACTATAAGTCTATAAACATGGATCTAACCATTTAATCAAGGTCCATATTAGTGAAAAAGTAGTTATAAATATAGTTTGGATATTATTATGCAAAGTTTAGATATCACAATAGAATATACGATTATGGTATTGGACTATCATTGTTATATTTTAGCTAGAAGTGTAAACTAAATTCCCGATACCATAAagaaaaaattaaagaaaaacaattaATCGGGACATAGGCAGTATATTAATAGCGAGTGACTCAAACATGTACGGAGTATTTGGAATGTAAACATGCATTGACCTCAAGTCAATCTCCAACAAACACGGCTGACACGCAGGAGTCATTTAGGATGTAACTTCTTCTCCTAAAGACCTAAAGTCAAGCCGCCTGCTTTCTATAAAGACAAAACaactagtcttgctatagacggatagctAAAGACGGCTCAAATAGTTTGAACGGGAAAAACTACCAGTGGTGTGCAAGCACTCTCAATCTCTCCACTTAATAATTCCAGCAACGCAGGGAAAAAGATCAAACATGTGTAATACAGTTTAGGATCATGATTTGTTTACACGACAAACTATATATAATAAACTGCGAGTATTAAACAAGCTCCATAGAGAAAATGCCGCGATGTGTTGCGTGTCTTCCATTTTCCAGCTCCTTGAATTCCGATCATACATGGACCCAATATTGTAAAATACTTTCAAATTGACACAATTTTgctgattttttatttttaaacatTATCTTGAAAAAAGGTTCGGCAACGAGACCAAAGAATAAATCATGCAACAGTAATAATGGTTATGTGTTTACTGTAGTAGATGGTGCAATTACCCTTGGCTAACTACGAGACGTAGGCCAGAGAATAAATCATCATTTAAATGCCTATATATATGAAAGAGTGATCAACTTCAAAAGCATCTCACACCAACTAAACTGCTGACAATTCTACAAAATGAAACCAATTCAAAATAAAAGTCCAAGTTTTATTTCTCCCCTGTGCAACAAACGAGCCTTTCTACTCATCTTTCTTTTTATTATGCAAAATATTACACTAAGTTTAGCACTACGTAGCATTGACCACCCAGGCAATGCGACCGACCATGCCGCGCTGTTGGTCATCAAGAGCCAACTAAAGGTTCCTTCAAACTTGGTTTTAAGCTCATGGAATGACTCTATTCACCATTGTTCTTGGGAGGGAGTCAAATGTGGGCGTAAACATAAACGAGTGACTTTACTAGATTTGAGTTCTAGAGGTTTGGCAGGAACCATATCTCCTTTCATAGGAAACCTAAGCTTCCTTAAGATCCTTTACCTTTGCAATAATAGCCTATATGGAGAAATCCCCGGTCAATTAGGTCATCTATTCAGGCTTCATGAACTATACCTATTTAACAACTCACTTGTAGGTGAAATTCCAGCCAACATATCTCGTTGTGTTAACCTCAGAGTGATTTCCATAGGCAACAACAAGCTAGAGGGAAACCTCCCGCAAGGATTTAAAGCATTGCCAAATTTAGAATTCCTTTCTGTGAGCAATAACTATCTTACCGGCCCTTTTTTTGACATCATACAAAATCTTACTTCTTTAGTATACGTATATGCTAAATATAACTCATTTACTGGAACTATCCCAAACAGCATTGGTAGGATACAAAATCTAACCAACGTTGTTGTTTCATCAAATAAACTCACAGGCACATTTCCCACATCCCTTTTTAATATCTCCTCCCTTCAAGTTCTTGAATTTTTAGACAACCAACTACATGGCGAACTTCCAGCAGATGTTGGCGTCAATATTCCCCGTCTGACATGGTTTAACCTCGGGGAAAACAACTTCACAGGATTAATTCCAATCACGATACAAAACCTTACAGCTCTTGAACCTATTGGACTCCGTTATAATAATTTTATAGGAAATGTTCCTTTTTATTTTGGGAATTTTCATAAGCTAAATTATTTATATCTTGGAGGGAACTTCCTAGAGGGTGACATTAATCTTATAGATACACTTGTTAACTGCAGTCAATTACGTATCCTCAATTTGGGACCGAATCATTTTTCAGGAATATTACCCAAATCTGTTGCCAATCTCTCCACCTCTTTGCAAGAGCTCAATATAGGAAATACTCTGATAAGTGGAAAAATTCCAGAAGGTATTACCAATCTCAACAATCTTGAGAAGTTATGGATGCACAAGTGTAACTTAACGGGATCTATCCCTCAAGATTTCGGGAAGCTCTACAAATTGGAAGGTCTTCTTCTGGAGTCCAACAATTTAAAAGGTAAAATTCCCAATTCCATGGCCAATTTATCACGCTTGAGTTGGCTTATTTTAGATGACAACATATTGGAAGGGAGTATACCTCCAAACCTCGGGAATTGCCAAAGCTTGTTGTTCATGGATTTATCAAACAATGAACTCAATGGAACATTGGATACTGAGCTATTTGAAAGATCTACTTCATTTATTGAACTACATTTGTCTTATAATCGTTTGGAAGGCTTCCTACCTTTGGAAATGGATAAACAAAGTAACCTACAAATCTTAGGACTACGTAACAATAAGTTTTCGGGTATCATTCCAGATAGTCTTGGTGACTGTTCTGACCTTCAATACCTCTACATGGATGGAAATTCTTTCCAGGGAAATATTCCATCATCTTTCGCTTCTTTGACTAGCCTACAACATATTGACTTTTCTCGAAACAATTTATCTGGCCCAATTCCAGCATTCTTTTCtaaatttcctatattatattatCTTAACTTATCTTATAACGATTTTGAGGGAAGGGTTCCAACAAATTCAGTATTTGCAAATGTAAGTGCGGTCTTTGTTACTGGCAATAGCAGACTTTGTGGAGGAATTAAACAGCTTCATTTACCTAAGTGCATTGAGAAGAAAAGCTcgggaaagaagaaaagaataatGTCTCATGCCCATAAATTGATAATTCCAATTGTTGGCGCACTATTTGGGATGGTGGCCATAGCATCAGGGCTGTATCTGGCATGTCTCAAAAAGAAAAAGTCACCTCTTTCATCAGGTTCAATGATGGGGATTGTAACCATGAAAGTGTCGTATGACATGTTACTCAAAGCAACATCTGGTTTTTCTTCAGAGAATCTACTTGGGATGGGATCTTTTGGATCCGTGTTTAAGGGGATTTTGGATGGAAAATTGGTTGCAGTTAAAGTGCTCAACTTGCAACACCGCAGTGCATCTAAGAGCTTCATGGCAGAGTGTAACACATTGAGGAATGTCCGTCATCGGAATCTGGTAGGCGTTATAACAGCTTGTTCCAGCATTGACTTTCAGAGAAACGATTTTAAAGCACTGATATATGAGTTCATGCCAAATGGGAGTCTAGACAGATGGTTACATGGATTCGAACGAAACATGAGCCTTGCTCAAAGGGTGGATGTTGCGATTGATGCTGCCCATGCACTCATCTATCTCCACCATGAGTGTGAAACTCCAATAGTGCATTGCGACTTGAAACCGAGCAACATATTGCTTGACAGTGACATGGTCGCTCATGTTGGAGATTTTGGATTAGCAAGGTTTCTTACTCAACCTCGGCATCCGAATCAAAGTAGTACAATTGGAATCAAGGGCACTATAGGTTATGCTGCTCCAGGTAAGAATAGGGTTATTCCTATTTATAATTAGTCAGACAAAAATCATATAACTATATTATCATCAAAAGACTAAGATGCACAAACTCAGCAATCTGCTGGACTTATAATATTTACTACCCATTTATGCGTCTAAGCCTTTGAATTTGGTTCACATGTCAGAGTATGGGCTCGGAAGTGATCCATCTACAGAGGGTGATGTTTACAGCTATGGGATATTGCTACTTGAGCTAATGACAGGGAAGAGTCCAACAGACAGCATGTTCAAGGAAGGCTACAGTCTCCATAAGCATGCAGAAGCAGCATTACCTGACCAAGTCTTGCAAATTGTGGATCCATCGCTTGAAGAAGATAATCTCACTGAAGAAGCCGAAGATCCAAGGGCAATCCAAGATGAGCTTCAAAGAAGAGTGGAATGCATTACTACTGTGATCAGTGTAGGAGTGGAATGCTCAAATCATTTGCCACAACAGCGAATGAAAATAGTCGATGCTAGAAGCAGGCTGCTATCAGCAAGAGACAACCTTGTTGGTGCTAGAAACAGGCGTAATCTTCCTGCCAGAGGTATATCATCAGACATATCATGAGTTTACAGTTAATGAATTATTCGTGAAGTTTCAATTTGATTAGAATTTCTGCTAAACATAACATTATTTCTTCTTGTATCGCTGATGGTTACAGGGGCCTGACCGCCAAAGGTTGATTTTAATCAGGAAAACAAGCGCCCCGTCAAATGAAGTCTCATGATAGTATTATTAAGACTACGAATCAATCAACCATATTGTTGAATGTAAAATGCTACTCCGTATTAAGTTTCAGTCAGTCTGCTGTATACATACATGTCTAATAAATTGTTAAGTAATGTACTACTTATCATCGTGTAATTGTGTACTCGTATTTTGTTATTTCTCAAAGCTCAACATCAACATAGTTACAGTTAATTCAACCCTGACCTTgacaaaataatactccctccgttccgttCATTTATTTAGCTTAATTAAAGTACCCATTCACAAAGATAAGaataagaaaaggtaaacaaatgaattagACGGAAGGAGTACTACGAGAACATCCacatttttattgcttatttttaaAATTATATGCATTATACGAGTTACATTTACCAAATCTAAACCCaggaacttaaaaaaaaaaattgcagaaTTTTTAGtcttacaataaataaaaattaaaaaaaaaaaaaaaggaaaaagcgCACCTTCCATAATCTTCCAATTCCGAGATTAATCTTCGATCCATGGTGACACTTGATTCCAATTCCGAGGCTAATTAATCTTCCTTCCATAGTTCCATGGTGTTCTTCCTTTTTTCCTTTGTTTGTGTGAGTTTACGATCGATTAGGAACATTCGGATCGAGCTTGGTTTGAAAAATGAACATTCGGATCGAGTTGGGCCAATTCATTTTTAGGATAAAAAATGGACTCTGTTGAACAATATCATTCGagttgggtcaagctcaagtCCTTACTCCTTAGTTTGGAGGTTAGGTCGTGTTATTTGAGTCGGGTCATTTGTCAAGTCTTAAGCTTGTATAGATGCTTGCAGAGCCTAAAAGATTAAGATGAGACACGATTTTGAAGATATATAGCCGTAAAAGCTACCCGACCTTAGAACCGAAATTGACCCAAACTACATCACTCGAATGTGACCTGGCCCGGCCCAAACTCGATATGAGCTTCTCTTgactcgaaaatgacccgacaaaatataattCTAATTGAATCTAAAATACCTGAAATgactttttctctcttattcatttacctgaaatgacccgacctaaaataacccgacccgcttggCCCGAAAaagacccgaccaacaaacccgaaactcAAATGACTCGACCCGACCCCAATTAACCCAAAATCAATGAAAGATCGAACTGACCCATCTCAAATGGGCCCGACCGATTGACCCGTTTACCAAGTCATGTCATGAAATTATTTGATTTGATTTAGTGTCTCTCTCATTCAAGTACTAACGGGCTCCATTTTTTAATGGAAGTTTATGTTGGGCTTATCTAAATGCTTGTTGAGCCTAAAAGCAGAATCCGCTCGAAAACATATAACTCGCGtcgtcgttttgggtcggttttgaaaataattgtcaaaatggtgtccacataggctcgggatttctggacctaaaacacaccactaccaatggcgtgtttataatgagtacggaaagaaacttaattaaaaaatggactaaaacaaacacgtcattgggaatggcgggtttcggaggggaaacacgccaccccgaatggcgtgtcttatgtaattttttttttttttttttttttttttaagttcagtcagttgaggaaaaaatttgttgtaaagacacgccactactaatggcgtgtttccttcacaaaacacgccattagtagtggcgtgtttcaagtctagaaatcccgagcctacgtggacaccgttttgacaaatattttcaaaaccgacccaaaacgacaaatattttatttttgaccattatttcaaaaatggacacCCAGATATGTTACTATTAGTtttttcacaaaatctcattgaaaatggaattagcccgtcacaagcaagacgctttgtagtTTTTTTCCTTATCGAAGTAGTTGTGAGCTTTCAAAGGGAAGGCGATTATGTCTCATTTAAGAGGGATAAGAAGATTTGAAGAATTTAATATAACTAGTTTTAAATCCGCGAAATTCACGGTCTGTTTTAAAATTTGTTGATATTTACtccatttttttttgtcattttctttttgaaggttAAAGTTTCTGAACTTTACTccagtgggttgtatttaaaCATTTAATACCCTTATATATTTGGCATTAATTtagaaattagagagtaaattacacataaatcaatgcaattaatacatatattaactatttatttcctcttttaattgcataaatacaacccactgggttgtaCTTATCATAAACCCTTAAATTTTGACCCACTACCCAAGACTAAGTTACAACAAAACAACTTGCTA from Silene latifolia isolate original U9 population chromosome 10, ASM4854445v1, whole genome shotgun sequence encodes:
- the LOC141606921 gene encoding uncharacterized protein LOC141606921 — its product is MQNITLSLALRSIDHPGNATDHAALLVIKSQLKVPSNLVLSSWNDSIHHCSWEGVKCGRKHKRVTLLDLSSRGLAGTISPFIGNLSFLKILYLCNNSLYGEIPGQLGHLFRLHELYLFNNSLVGEIPANISRCVNLRVISIGNNKLEGNLPQGFKALPNLEFLSVSNNYLTGPFFDIIQNLTSLVYVYAKYNSFTGTIPNSIGRIQNLTNVVVSSNKLTGTFPTSLFNISSLQVLEFLDNQLHGELPADVGVNIPRLTWFNLGENNFTGLIPITIQNLTALEPIGLRYNNFIGNVPFYFGNFHKLNYLYLGGNFLEGDINLIDTLVNCSQLRILNLGPNHFSGILPKSVANLSTSLQELNIGNTLISGKIPEGITNLNNLEKLWMHKCNLTGSIPQDFGKLYKLEGLLLESNNLKGKIPNSMANLSRLSWLILDDNILEGSIPPNLGNCQSLLFMDLSNNELNGTLDTELFERSTSFIELHLSYNRLEGFLPLEMDKQSNLQILGLRNNKFSGIIPDSLGDCSDLQYLYMDGNSFQGNIPSSFASLTSLQHIDFSRNNLSGPIPAFFSKFPILYYLNLSYNDFEGRVPTNSVFANVSAVFVTGNSRLCGGIKQLHLPKCIEKKSSGKKKRIMSHAHKLIIPIVGALFGMVAIASGLYLACLKKKKSPLSSGSMMGIVTMKVSYDMLLKATSGFSSENLLGMGSFGSVFKGILDGKLVAVKVLNLQHRSASKSFMAECNTLRNVRHRNLVGVITACSSIDFQRNDFKALIYEFMPNGSLDRWLHGFERNMSLAQRVDVAIDAAHALIYLHHECETPIVHCDLKPSNILLDSDMVAHVGDFGLARFLTQPRHPNQSSTIGIKGTIGYAAPEYGLGSDPSTEGDVYSYGILLLELMTGKSPTDSMFKEGYSLHKHAEAALPDQVLQIVDPSLEEDNLTEEAEDPRAIQDELQRRVECITTVISVGVECSNHLPQQRMKIVDARSRLLSARDNLVGARNRRNLPARGISSDIS